DNA sequence from the Lycium barbarum isolate Lr01 chromosome 5, ASM1917538v2, whole genome shotgun sequence genome:
aggtcctctttggattgcgagttgatggagagccactgtacactcggtacgagcctcctcctggtcagacatgggtgacagagttgactaggctcacccacttcgtgcctgatgccgcggcccagatatcgggacagagtcgggttcagcttagtgcactctgcacttatttggagggtctagATCCGGTTGGcgacggcaccccgcaggacgatgttgatcatcatgcccgtttgtacctgcttattatattcgggggcatcttgttcccgaattcatcgggtgcctttgtcagtttacgttacttggttttcttggagcatctggaccgcttgggagactacagctggggcggtgctgttttggcgtatctttacagatgcctgtgccgagcgtctgttggtgctgtcagagatgtgtgtggatattttgctcttctccaggtaatatttaagtgtgcgttcctttaatgtcaacaaacctcttgaaaggacgactaaaaaatcgtattttctaatatcacttacagttatgggcgtgggagaggatgctaccttttcagcccgtacctaggcatcacctcgagattgacatgccttatgcgaggaggtggacaacgggttttgaccgggatgtcgatacgcaccacagtattcttccattccgggaccagcttgatcacatgacggacgatgcggtaaaactatttaaatttacattaataatttaattaaacgtcttttctacttggtgatcactgatttgtatttatatgttatgcagctatttatatggacgccgtacgctgctatattagatggtttaccccccttctgtagggcaggtcagggggtttggaggtcgcggtgtccattgatacacctggacatcgtagaggatcacatgcccgagcgtgtcttacgacagtttgggcatacacagagtataccccctgatgtccgtcatgagctccgacactaccagcgggacgatcgggctgccgttgatgatgattttttggcttttatggatgtccagctccaccgttgggagaacaggttgggcacttttgcggtggtcggccatttgactcccattgagcattacatgcgctggtatcatcagatcacacgccgattgatcggcaacccagctttgcgtccccctagggatgtaggatattcagcactcgcggggcagtacgaggcattggtaagtttatcgtgtttagatttatctaatttcattaattgttacgttttaaaaataatttttttttgtttctgttaaacacaaatgcagctggtggccatacagcgtttacgcatcttggggttagagcatatgccttaccctgggcttgcgaggtgttacatctcggaaaatcttccgttggtacgcaagtgaatgaactagtgatgagtacgagtgtacgatgtttcaACGAGTAAGAAaaaacatttgacgaccctaagtgagattccgaaggcaatcgcaataagagagaggttatgctccataatgaataattataggttttggaaatgtgaaaagttgcaagtttgcattctggccagttggtcgtaaaatgaaatacggaccgtaaagtggtacacggtccgtaaactgccatgtcgtattttggcttccaaaacttcaactttctgccaaatgagcaaatggttaaaaacgacccaaaatacggaccgtaaagtggtttacggcccgtaaactgcgtctgtaaatcaccacatctcagtttgagtttctggttttgatatgattaaatacgaccacgaaggacggtccgtaaaatggaatacggaccgtaaatcaagtttacgaccactgtgcacttcaaatcagatttttaagtcattaaataaggggaccaaggcttatttcatttcacttctacatcacaccccttctctctaggacatctctctacatatattccacaagttttcaaggattattaaggatcaacaacacaaatcaagtgaatcaagtgtgagcaagcccattaagatcattcaaagtcaagagatccaaatggagataaactagggttttgctcaaggtggagtattatcaactaaagcttgttcctacaacatttaaggtaagattcatgatatttctatgttgtttaaggtagttaagagttgaaatacttggattgtagaagagtatagaaaaatgagtcatgaatatggaatagtgtcattttgagaaatagtatgaattgagctatgggtcttgatgtattgtgaggtaaatacgatataaatgatgttgagaacatgagatgaacaatgtatgtaaatggacgtcgtgtgtgttatggccatggttatggatgaattgaatgtaagtctagcaatatggataatgtgaatgagtaatggctattgttatggcatcgtgaatttattattgacgtttgggagttgagatacattatggaggagatgctgtccgattttctctagctttagtcatatatgctagctatcgattctaacgatagtatgacctttaatgaaggtataaacgcaagcgttgaaagagaacgtgcaagtgatatatattcgaacgaaaaggtatgtaaggctaacccttctttcataaggcatggttctttggccaaacgtctaaatctcctataagactatgatgccttcaaatgatttgatcttccgagttAGTAAACTCACAATGCttaatatgctacgattgtactaagttcctcatatgccgagtaggcctataagatagatgtaatgataacgacgatgatagtgataatgatagtaatgatgatgagaataatatgatgctaaagatgcctatgagctattatatgtatgtgtgcctatgaagggatataataagaccccgagcttatgatgccgggtagaatgtatgtatatgaatatgtatagagtatgtaaaaTGATTACGTAACGTGCGCGCACTtttgcagaaggtacggataaccctgaagccttggtagggccaggtaggtataaccttgagcctttgttggccaagtatgtatgaaacaccgatccttcatggtcgggtacgctatataaaggctatatgtatatgtatatgtatatatatatatatatatatatatatatatatatatatatatatatatatatatatatatatatgacatcaatatgagtacgaatatgctgagtatatgtaaatgttgcgcaaaggctatgtatatgcaatgtatatgagatgtagacgatatgaatatgagtatgaatacgaatgaataagactatgtatacggatacgcgataagaaagaaacgcccctatggaaagcaagtaagtgccatggcgACGATgctattgtctcccctcctatgctgtttcatatgttatctattacgcttttatattgatgatgatcatgctttacttactcagtacattcttaGCTATATTCTCAGTGATTACATAGCGGATCTCcgtttcattcggagccataactttgggtacttattcttttgtgtacatagtatgggcatagcggggtcctaccccgcttatgtgttatgttatactttccttagaggctcgtagtcacgtgtatatgggtagatatgtctggccttgtcggcctatattttgtatatcattttgttggcctcgtcggcccatgtacattgatgtggcataaatgcctatgatgatataaagaatcttgttgtccaaggggactagtatgatggatgaatagaaatgtatgttttaaatatatggctcacttagatattatgcaaaagtctgtcaaggggtgcccgggtgggatagcaccgggtgctcgtcgcgaccccttagttgggtcgtgacacgaggcttgccgcggagatggttaggattttcgaggatggtatctgccaggcaggcgagattaggcgcatggcggagcctgttccggaggctgagtatcaggcagcaccgggtgctcccagaggaggaggccgtgctggcagaggacaCCGTGCGTGTAGAGGACGCGGCGCTGCTGCTAGaagacctggtggtggaggactggtagatgaggcggatgaggccgatcccattccagagggcgttcacggcctagtccatccgcagcccttccaggccggtggcagctcacctggggactcacctacgtttacgccggcgctcttacttgctgagatacccgggtcttcatcacagccgagccagaatgcatacatggaggagcgtgataacgttgattgggcggtgttacgcgcttcattagctgatgaacggcctgtgaggaatttagagggagcccggattcttgactttgatgagtttttgatcccggttagtatttaaaatacatatttgtttctacctacttatttttttgaagtttctattttattctctacctgagttttattaatatatataaactaatttctaattaagagttaagggtattttagtaaacttacaagttattatacaataccatacagtcaaaccaaataatacaaatgttattaaaccacaacaaacaatgcagtctatccaaacattgtgttcattaatacagtataatacaatacaacaccatattgtatcttaccatactgtacattaatgaaccacgggaaacaaccatccaaacagagggttagtAGTTTCTTTTGACTTTCCAAACATCATTTTGCTTCATTGAATATTTAATTGTGGAGCTTCAAATTTCCTTGATCCCTGATACTTGTATTGGTGCAAGTATATAAATTTTACTTCACCTATTTAATTTTGTTTAAAGCATTCATTTTGTTTTTATGTCATTCTTACATATTCAACTGTTTAATAGTTTTATTTCTAAAATGTCAGATTATGACCTTCAATTATGATTACTGCATTTTTTTTCCCACTATAAGAAATTTAAGAATTGGGAGAATTCTTTAGGTTTGAGGGTAATTTCAAAAACTTTATTAATGGTAAACGTAAAGTTGGCCACATTATATAGTGGAGATGAATGTGACTAATATTTAAAGTAGATAAGTCAATTTGACCATTTTTCCTGACTAGAATGATGATTTTATGCATCCGAATTGTGCTTTGTTTGGCGTAAGGTCGAGCTTTTTTAAGAcataaagaagaaaaataaaatataactaaaatgaTCATATTGCTCAATCGTGAAGGAGTTTATTAATCCATACCGTTGAGACCCCAATAAAATTTGTTTCTTTTTGCTACCCAATTTCAGCTGTCTCATAATTTGCAAGATCTAAATTATCCTCAAGTTATTCTTGTTTGCCAACTATGTGACAATTATTCATAGTTTTAAAATTTGTAAGTTCAAAGATTCTAAGACATTATCGTCGCTATTTACATGGTAGTTTGGACAAtatttgggaattttttttttgaaatattcatTTTAAAGTTTGTAGAAGCTGAAATGTATTTGAATAGtttagtttttttaaaaaacaatttgTGAGTATTTTATGCATGAAAATAGTCTTTTATGCGTGGAAATATGAAACTCGGACTTGAAACTTTTTGAAATCCTTTCTATTTTGTCTGTTTGGTACTCATAACCCCCCATCTTCACAAGACTTAGAAGAATGAATTCCTTTTATTTTGTTCAGTTATTGTGCTTTCCATTATCTTTTGACATTCTGCTTTTACTTTacgttatataaaaaaaattaaactttaGAAGCCAAAAccatatttttcaaaaataatttaaattttcCCCAACATTTTGCCCGAAAAGCCACTATCTATTTGTCACATAAAAAGTAGCACTACTGTTTCAATCGGTGAAAAATTACTTGAAATGGGAATTTTACTAATTATTTACATATCTTCATTGTTGTATGTGAACAAATTCGTTACAAAAAGAAAATAATACTTGGCCAAAATAAGCCAATTATTTAATGGATCTTTTGTGTTATCAGATGTATTTACAAGGAAATCAATTTGTGTTCTAAAAGTTGATAACTTGATATTCTTACGACATTCTTTATCTTATAATTGTCATTTGAGTAAACTTATTTTAATAAGAAAATTGTCACCAAAATTAAAATTCTATAAGGATGGCAAATATAAAACATTTATGCCAACGTTACAGCACAAAAGTCAGAACTTCATCATCTATATGATTCTGATGAATACTGGTATTTATTCCAAGAAAATTTGTTGAAGCAATCATGGACCATTTTAAATTTGGAATACTTATATCATTCAACGTAAATTGGTAAATACATCCCTAAACATTCAAAATTAAGGTTACAAATTTTAATAATTATAGAtcaactcaaaaaaaaaagatatttctTTGATGAGCATCAATTCATATGCTTGATTgtttgaaaaaaaattaatttgtaCACCAAAAATGGTTTTAGTACCCCATACCAGAGTCACATGCAACTGTAGGAAATTGACCCGGCAGAAACATTATTTCACAGGAAAAATTAattgttttataaaaaaaataattatttaaggAACATGGTTTAGGTACATTTAAGGAACATGGTTTAGGTACATTTTTTGGAGAAATAAATTCAATATAAAGAtgaattatttaattatattaaaGCATACCTCAACatcataacttaattttatttatttaattatttgtcGTGATCATGTAACTGAATTCTCACGGGTTAGCCATATTTGTTCAAGATCCTCAAATCATAACGAAatgatttctttatttttttatcaTGTGCTTTTGAATCtgccaaaattaaaaaaaaaaaaaaaagaagttttcCAGTTCACACTATTTTTAGCTATTTCATTTTGCTACCTGTTAATTCAATTCTTCCTAGAGGAATTGTCGTATTCCATCTAATAATCATGATTTTGATTAGGTGTTATTTAGTGGAATTACTTCTCGACGATTACAGCTTTTATTACAAATCAAGTACAAAAGGAGGGTAAATTTTCAATTTGTTGTTCGTTTTTGCCGTAATAACAGGGTAATTTACGGACTCGGTCGCTCAATTTCTTAACAACATCAATATcacgaaactgttttttttataACTTTGCCCAGGTATCATAAAATACCGCTAAAGAATTTCTTATAAGAAAAAATGTCACTCAATATGGCATAAATATCGTGGAATATATCTCAGTTGTTTCATCCTATTGACTTTATGCAATATTTAAGTAAGGTTAAAAGACTTTTTATCTTACAAAAAGTAGTTTAAGGACTTTCTCATACATAGAGAAAGTTGAGTAActtttttattataaaaaaatagTTTAATGATTTTAATGCGGTAAAATAAAAATTAAGTAATCATCTATAAAATTAACTCgtaaataactcataattttttgaaaatgtaTGAGGATGAaagtacacatatatatgtacggTCTATAGATCAGAAATAATGAAAAAATAAGTCATAAGGGAAGCAGCAGAAAAGATTAAGAAAATTAACCTATATAAACTCAAGTCACAGACAAGTGATAAAACCAAATGCAATTACTTTAATACATATCAAAGATTAGATAAAGAAGACTACGTCATTGTTGGACATAGACAATGTTCCCATATTTTTGAACTAAGCCATTAATTGGGAGACTTGAAATAGGTGATAGTTGTACATTTTATCCCTATCATTTTGTTGTATTGTTAAGTAGCAAAGTGAGCAAGCCTGTCCCTGAATTACAatacaagattaaattcatagcATACATTTATTCTAGCTGCTATTAACACTTAATTCATTACTTTTTACTAGGTTCTTTGAAGATACAATGACCTAAGAAAAAATAATTCACTCATAATCTCAACACACCTCTTAATATTCTTCAAACCGAAAATAGCTAACTAAcatctatatttatatttatataatagtgCGAAGCTACTTTGACTATACactatttaacttatatttctaTGTAAATTTGACTACAAAATATATTTAAATATCAATTAAAGAAACTAGAGGATACCAAATCCTCAACAATTTAGGTTTTTAACTCTAAGTTAGTCTTCAACATTCTTCCATGTCATCATGATTCATGAGCTGGGAAAGTGAATCCATAATCTGCTTAATAAATTAAAATGTGAATAGGTAGTAGCTGGTTGTACTTTCAATATAGTTTGTAAGTCCAAATCTTACTTTCAAATGAAAAATTGATTATTTTCCAACgagataatggtaaaaaacacacctcaagtatcacattttttttttaattttctacctgaactatcaggtgTGAGAGTTTTCTACCTAAACTATTATCAATTAGTTtgtaaaacacacctcaactatcagttgttcgtTTTTCCTATCAGAACTATCACAAACTAGTTGGCAAAAAACACCTAAGCTATCACTTTTGAGAGGTGTTTTGCAAATTTGTTGGTGATAATTTAGGCAGGAAAAGttaacaactgatagttgaggtgtgttttgcaaactaattggtaatagtttaggtaggaaactcctacacttgatagttcaggtaggaaactaaaaaaaaagtgatacttgGAGTATATTTTTGATCCTTAACTCTTTTCCAAATTCATTTTAATATTTCGTTAATATGACACTCAACAACATAAAGAATAGCTCGGTGCACTAAGCTTCCGCTATGCGCGGGGATCGGGGAAAGGCCGGATCACAAAAGTCTATTGTATGCAACCTTGCCTTGTATTACTTTAAGAGGCTATTTTCATGACTCGAACTCGTGATCTCCTTATCACATGACAATAATTTTATCATAA
Encoded proteins:
- the LOC132639261 gene encoding serine/threonine-protein phosphatase 7 long form homolog, whose translation is MPYARRWTTGFDRDVDTHHSILPFRDQLDHMTDDALFIWTPYAAILDGLPPFCRAGQGVWRSRCPLIHLDIVEDHMPERVLRQFGHTQSIPPDVRHELRHYQRDDRAAVDDDFLAFMDVQLHRWENRLGTFAVVGHLTPIEHYMRWYHQITRRLIGNPALRPPRDVGYSALAGQYEVL